Genomic DNA from Kluyveromyces lactis strain NRRL Y-1140 chromosome C complete sequence:
CGGAACATTGTAGTAAAATGAGTGTCGAGACCATCTTGATATACACTTACTTGGTGATAAAGTTAAGTAAATTGTTATGCAGGGTTGTACTGCTGCTATTTAAACATGTAATATTGGAGTAAAAAAAAGGTCGTTAGTGGACGTAAATACCATTTATGCTGGTGATTTAAACACTGTAGATCGATGTATCGGCTAGTAATATTTCGCTGCTGTCATATTATCTTTTGTGACAGTTTCAATACATTTGGAAACTGAACTGACGCGCGACAGtatattacccggatacACGACAGAACCACCAAAAGCATTCGCTGTTACCCGGAAACACAGAATTCAAgctttattttttctgttttgagATTTCAGTTTCTACAGCCTCCCCATTGATCCCTATTTGAAAGTCCATTCATCCTCAAAACAACTTAAGAAAAACGACACTCTGACTCAGAACACTATTCAACGTACTTTGGTCCTGTAACATACTCTCATTGACCAATGAAATCAATTAGAATCATATATACCGCATGGTGTGgctgaaaaattgaaaacgGTTCTAGAACCGGGGGGAGTGGAACCAGTTTCCACAGAAACAACGGTGAGTTCTACTGTTGTCCCAGTGAACATTGTTCTATATGTTGACATAGTACAGTAAACGAGAATAAGGCCAACAGATAGGGGAAATAACGTGGGGCTACTTATCGAACTTCCAGCGGCTGTAAAGAGTTTCAAGTCCGGAAAATGGGGGGTGGAACCTGGCTTCCTCTCAGACCAGCCTGTAGCAGCTATGTTAATCGGCCGGTCTCCTTTTTCCTTTATAGGACAAATTGTGTCAAGAAAACATGGCAGGGATTcttgttacccggatattGGACGGACGAAGTAGTGAAACACCCAGACCCTACACTAAAAAGTTTCAGGAAGCGCGGATGAATGGGGAAGAAACCGTTTAAACGACACTATGAAAAGCCAAAAAGGacagaaagagaaaaaaaaaaaagtggaTCAGAGATAATCACGTAACGTAACTACTCATAGTAAAGTGCATAATCCAACAATGGACTAAAgtatcttcttttgctttgGATCTCCTGATTTCAAGGTGTTTGCTTCGATACGTCGAAATGCCTTACTAATTATTGGTCTGGACgaaagataaaaaaatattagtactattattattattattattattattactcTTATTACCCACTCTACGGCCAATGTCCCTTATCTATTTACAAAATCAGGTTACGGCCAATGGCCCTTGAAACCTGGAAAGAACATGTGGGATCTTTGGTTCAAggaaaaatatatataaggAGCTGGTTCATAGTTGAGTGTCTTGTAACTTATGGATGTCATCTGTTGTTCTTTTATATTGTATATTATATTCACTCCCACCTCATCAATCAAAAGTCTATTGAATAGCAAcagatttcatcaaaaagCATCACTTACACACAAAActatcaagaaaaaatgttCACCAACTCTATTAAATTGTTAAACACTTCTTCTAAGTGCTAcattccaaagaaaaccaTCAAATCTACAACTTTCCCAAAACAACTACATACTTTGGGTTTACAATACAAGACACAACCATCCGTTAACGCATACAGCTATGCTTTGGCTTTGAAAGCTGACataaaagatcaaagaCCAACTGTTATCAGTTCGGACTCCGATGAAGTGGCTACTGTTTCTGATCACGTGAGAGTATAAGATTTTCCTCTCTGCTTATGACTGCTACCTCTACACAAATCATAAAGCTTTCACTTCTCTGGGTTAAAATTTGACACTCGTTTCACACCGTTATTTagctgatgaagaagttttcGCATTGTTCTTTTAATTGGATTTTTAATTACGGCGTTCTTTCGAAACTGGcttttggaagaataaAGTAACTTTTCTTTACATCTGTTTTATGATGATGAAGTCCgtcaattttttccttcGAACCTTATTTTATGCTAATGTGGTATATTACCCATATCACACTCTTTTTTACCCTCCCCCTTTTTATTACTTGAGAATCGGAGTCTGAGTAATAATCACACGCACACACGCCtacttatatataattACTATCACTCACTCACTTTTCTATACTGTGTATGCTCTCTTCTCTTTTAGGTTAGACAATGCAATGaatatctttctcttttctgGTTGAACAAAAATGTGTCATTACATTATAATTTTAACTATTAATAAATTATTTTATCATACCAAACTCCATCTATATTGTTCCCTCTTAAGCTGTGGTTCACCTTATTTTCGAACCGTAATGGATCTTCAATTAACGTCTTTGCTGCATCTTTATTCAAGGGATCCCTACCATTTGGTTCATGGAATAGGAAAAGTATCCCGATGATGATACTTTGAATATCTAATGCTGGTGTCCAGTCCTCTCTAAGGAGATTCAAACACACGTTCCCATCTATATCGATATTAGGATGGTATATCCTATGCATGCATTTCACCACTGGTGGTTCCATCGGGTAAGTATCCTTAATGAATACATTGAAGTAATATGTCCCACCAGCATAGTAGCCGATATCTGGCTTAATTGCCAGATTGACCCTCATTGGATTCTCATCTAAATATGTAGTATATTCACATATCTGTTCTGAGAGATCGATGTTCTCTAAATCCTTCTTAAGTCTTATCAATGATGGCTTGATGACTTGTGGTGTAGTTTCTTGTCCCTGCCCTTCCTTAGCTTTCGCCTTGGCCTCTGCTAGAGCTCGAAGTTTGAGCATTGATTATgaaaattgataatttgaagttgataCAGAGTGGTACCAGTTTATATCCGTTGTACGAAGCCTGCcctttattcaaataaaaaggTTTCTTCTGGGATCAGTAgttctttctcaaatttggatttttcattgcataCCGAAATACATATAACTACTATCAAAACGTAAAAGGTCGACAAGGAAAGAGGACGAAAGAAGCTACGGTTATCTAATTGCTCACTGGTCACCATAAGGGCCACCAGATTCATATTACAAAGAACAGTATCTGTTCACGCAACAACTGAAATATTGATGCGTTTCCCTTAAAAAGGACTAATCTTCCTAAGCGTTATAACTGAAATATTCGCATCTAACtgaatattgaaaataagGTTTGATCCCAATGTGATGagctttgaagaaaaaggaagatATAGTAGAGATAGCCCACTCCCTAGTGAAGCAGGACCTTCACTTGGTGGTGACCATCCAAATATTTTATAGATGAGCGTGCCGCAGTTGCCAGGTTTGACATATGATCCTGTAAGGAAgagatatttcaaagaacaagCTGGTGAtagaaagaacaaaaaggaATCAAAGTTGCCAGATGGTCTTAACAGGTCAGTGGCACACAAAGAGTACGTGAAATGCGTAGATGCACTCATAGAAGGCCATCCACTACCGCGTCCCGAATGGTTCAGGTTTCAGAATAAAACACTTCAACTGGCGACTACGTACACTTTGCCCTCATTCATCTCTCAGCAGGGGCCCAGTGAAATCCAAATGGGACGAACTGGTCACTCCATTATACTGAACGATGCAAGTTTCCGTCTCTTTGAATTATCTATCGATGAGTCTGATGattccttcaaagtttcattTAATAGAGACTCATCCGCCCATGAAACGGTAACGTACTTCAAAACATGCGACCAATTTACCATCAGTATAAACCGcttcaatgatttcaatttcaacacAGAGAAAATAATGGCAGGAGGAAAGTTGAAACTACCTGAAGTTATTGATGTGAACTCATTTGAAAATGAGACAGATACATatcttctgtttctatCATCCCGAGCGTACCAGTTGATTCAATATAACGGAACTCGATTGAAGacttcaaaagagaataaaCTTCCGAAAAAATTCGGCGACGCAATGAGCTGTATCTTGCTTGGGCAGGATGTATTCCTCATTGGATTCAGAAATGGTTCAGTAATGATTTTTGATACTGGCAACAATAATGGAGGGGGCCCCAAGGCATATACATGGTTCAAATCGGATGGGCCTATAATTTCAATTACTCGAACAGCAAATGAGCCCGAATCAGATTTACTCTTGTCAATTGGGAAATATCCATTTCAGAAACTTATTTTGCTGAATCATAGAGGTAAAATATTGGCAGAATTTCAAAGCAGGTACTCCAACTTATCCAAGAACAAGGAAATACTCTCTATAATAAGAAATGAGGAATTGCATTGCGCCCTATACGGGAAGCGATTAGAAACAGAAGTCGATATGTTCTCTTTGAACACACCAAACTTGAAGTTTCCAGTGAATCTCAATTGGAATTGGGCGGGGTATGCAGAGATACTTGATATTTTACCATACAATCGTGAGGAAACCGTGCTTTTCCCTTTAGAAAAATGCTACATCAGAAAGCGATCCATCGCCAACGTCATTTTCCACAAATACAATACATATGGGCTGGATTCTACTAGGGTTTTAATTCTTATCAGAGACAACCATAACACTCtagaaatcaaagagtACGTGTTTTAATCATCCcgatatatatatttatcTACTTATGTATGGATGGGAATTAAGTGCTTATTCACGTGACAGataattttattttctgTCGCTGCAGAAACCTGTCGAGACTCAACACTCATGGaaaaaacctttaaatTCTAGCTTCAAGTAGCGAAACATACATTGAGAGGCTTCTATTGACACATT
This window encodes:
- the DPA10 gene encoding Dpa10p (conserved hypothetical protein); this encodes MFTNSIKLLNTSSKCYIPKKTIKSTTFPKQLHTLGLQYKTQPSVNAYSYALALKADIKDQRPTVISSDSDEVATVSDHVRV
- the UBC12 gene encoding NEDD8-conjugating protein UBC12 (similar to uniprot|P52491 Saccharomyces cerevisiae YLR306W UBC12 Enzyme that mediates the conjugation of Rub1p a ubiquitin-like protein to other proteins related to E2 ubiquitin-conjugating enzymes); this translates as MLKLRALAEAKAKAKEGQGQETTPQVIKPSLIRLKKDLENIDLSEQICEYTTYLDENPMRVNLAIKPDIGYYAGGTYYFNVFIKDTYPMEPPVVKCMHRIYHPNIDIDGNVCLNLLREDWTPALDIQSIIIGILFLFHEPNGRDPLNKDAAKTLIEDPLRFENKVNHSLRGNNIDGVWYDKIIY
- a CDS encoding uncharacterized protein (no similarity); translation: MSVPQLPGLTYDPVRKRYFKEQAGDRKNKKESKLPDGLNRSVAHKEYVKCVDALIEGHPLPRPEWFRFQNKTLQLATTYTLPSFISQQGPSEIQMGRTGHSIILNDASFRLFELSIDESDDSFKVSFNRDSSAHETVTYFKTCDQFTISINRFNDFNFNTEKIMAGGKLKLPEVIDVNSFENETDTYLLFLSSRAYQLIQYNGTRLKTSKENKLPKKFGDAMSCILLGQDVFLIGFRNGSVMIFDTGNNNGGGPKAYTWFKSDGPIISITRTANEPESDLLLSIGKYPFQKLILLNHRGKILAEFQSRYSNLSKNKEILSIIRNEELHCALYGKRLETEVDMFSLNTPNLKFPVNLNWNWAGYAEILDILPYNREETVLFPLEKCYIRKRSIANVIFHKYNTYGLDSTRVLILIRDNHNTLEIKEYVF